In Blastopirellula sp. J2-11, a single genomic region encodes these proteins:
- a CDS encoding IS3 family transposase: MKFAWIAQHRDSFPVETMCCVLQVSKSGFYRSLRAQPGPRALRTAKIHQAVKHVFEQSDQIYGSEKIAKKLQASDEMESPCRNTVAKAMRDLGLKSKVFSRFNPTTTKADPTKRPAANLLDQQFAADAPNQKWVTDITYLPTASGWVYLAVVLDLFSRKVVGWELSTSLATTLVSNALRNAIESRRPDTKQLLHHSDRGCQYTSDEYQRTLKTLGITCSMSRTGCCYDNAVMERFFWSLKHERTKFEEFANIEEARLSVFRYIETFYNSERIHQTLGYLTPNQFEARHATNLAA, encoded by the coding sequence GTGAAATTCGCCTGGATCGCTCAACATCGTGACTCCTTTCCGGTCGAGACCATGTGCTGCGTGCTGCAGGTCAGCAAGAGCGGGTTTTATCGCTCGCTCCGTGCGCAGCCTGGTCCCCGGGCGCTGCGGACCGCGAAAATTCATCAAGCGGTGAAACACGTTTTCGAGCAGTCGGATCAAATTTACGGCAGCGAAAAGATTGCGAAAAAGCTGCAGGCGAGCGACGAGATGGAATCGCCCTGTCGCAACACCGTCGCTAAAGCGATGCGTGATTTAGGCCTGAAAAGCAAGGTTTTCAGCCGTTTCAACCCGACAACGACCAAGGCCGATCCCACGAAGCGTCCGGCCGCCAATCTCCTCGATCAACAGTTCGCGGCTGATGCCCCGAATCAAAAATGGGTGACCGATATTACGTATCTGCCAACCGCATCCGGCTGGGTTTACCTGGCGGTGGTGCTCGATTTATTTAGTCGCAAAGTGGTCGGGTGGGAGTTGTCGACAAGCCTGGCGACGACGTTGGTCAGCAACGCGCTGCGCAACGCGATCGAGTCGCGGCGGCCCGACACGAAGCAGTTGCTGCATCACAGCGATCGCGGCTGTCAGTACACCAGCGACGAGTATCAGCGAACGCTGAAAACGCTGGGAATCACTTGCTCAATGAGCCGCACCGGCTGCTGCTACGACAATGCAGTGATGGAACGATTCTTCTGGTCGCTCAAGCACGAGCGGACGAAGTTCGAAGAATTCGCCAACATCGAAGAGGCCAGACTCAGCGTCTTCCGCTACATTGAAACGTTCTACAACAGCGAGCGAATCCACCAAACGCTCGGTTACCTAACGCCCAATCAGTTCGAGGCCCGGCACGCTACGAACTTGGCCGCGTAA
- a CDS encoding transposase, translated as MSQESNRMPRKYSQQFKQDSVDLVVKQGYSFSAAADAVNVLERSLRRWHKQLAPKPKPCGDDASLEDLRAENKRLRKELQQAELEREILKKATAYFAKESQ; from the coding sequence ATGTCTCAGGAATCGAATCGGATGCCACGGAAGTACTCTCAACAATTTAAGCAGGACTCGGTCGACTTGGTCGTCAAGCAAGGTTACTCGTTTTCGGCGGCGGCCGACGCGGTTAATGTGCTGGAACGGAGCCTGCGGCGATGGCACAAGCAGCTCGCCCCGAAGCCGAAACCGTGCGGCGATGACGCTTCGCTCGAAGATTTGCGAGCCGAGAACAAGCGGCTGCGCAAGGAACTGCAGCAAGCGGAACTTGAGCGAGAAATCTTAAAAAAAGCGACGGCGTATTTTGCGAAGGAGTCGCAGTGA
- a CDS encoding MBL fold metallo-hydrolase, producing MQKSLFDLDAKPRENFYFDRGLFLLPGHLGLDVRRRQQFGFISHAHMDHAARHETILCTPETAALVRHRIGETQFREMPLGEPIEFRQSRLTTVSAGHVLGSAMLLAEQDEGSMLYTGDYRLGESYTAGQADLPQADVLVMECTFGDPFYRLPPRAETIARFLEQIDQAFHQGATPIVHAYVLGKAQEVTKILTHHGIRVQQQHDVFAISQIYEACGCKLGEYELYDGRPKQRHVIVSPPRSQRGSDVHGVVLAQHFAMTGWGWNPQLAARYRCDHVVPLSDHADYTELLETIEQVAPQRIYCTHGPKRFVDDLRGRGHQAYWLG from the coding sequence ATGCAAAAATCGCTGTTCGACCTCGACGCAAAGCCTCGCGAGAACTTCTATTTCGACCGCGGGCTCTTCCTGTTGCCGGGGCATCTAGGGCTCGATGTTCGTCGCCGGCAGCAGTTTGGCTTCATTTCGCATGCTCACATGGATCATGCGGCGCGGCACGAAACGATCCTTTGCACGCCGGAGACCGCCGCGCTGGTCCGGCATCGGATCGGCGAGACTCAGTTCCGCGAAATGCCGCTGGGTGAGCCGATCGAGTTTCGCCAATCTCGGCTCACCACCGTTTCGGCCGGGCACGTTCTCGGCTCGGCGATGCTGCTGGCCGAACAGGACGAAGGGTCGATGCTCTACACCGGAGACTATCGGTTGGGTGAATCGTACACCGCCGGCCAGGCTGACCTGCCCCAGGCCGACGTGCTGGTGATGGAGTGCACCTTTGGCGATCCCTTTTATCGGCTGCCGCCGCGGGCCGAAACGATCGCCAGGTTTCTGGAGCAAATCGATCAGGCGTTTCACCAAGGCGCCACGCCGATCGTGCACGCCTACGTGCTCGGCAAAGCGCAGGAAGTGACCAAAATCCTGACGCACCACGGCATTCGCGTGCAGCAACAGCATGATGTCTTCGCGATCAGTCAAATCTACGAAGCGTGCGGCTGCAAGCTGGGCGAGTACGAGCTTTACGATGGTCGACCGAAACAGCGGCATGTGATTGTTTCTCCTCCTCGATCGCAGCGCGGTAGCGACGTGCATGGAGTCGTCCTGGCCCAACATTTCGCGATGACCGGCTGGGGATGGAATCCGCAGTTGGCGGCTCGCTACCGCTGCGATCATGTCGTGCCGCTCTCCGACCACGCCGACTATACCGAACTGTTAGAAACCATCGAGCAAGTCGCGCCGCAGCGAATCTACTGCACGCATGGTCCCAAACGGTTTGTCGACGATCTCCGCGGGCGCGGTCACCAAGCCTATTGGCTCGGTTAG
- a CDS encoding NAD-dependent epimerase/dehydratase family protein, producing the protein MQTILVTGSSGLVGSEVCRYFGGIGYAVHGVDNNQRAVFFGPEGDTRWNQNQLIRTIASFQHHELDIRDREGVLQLVERLKPDLIVHTAAQPSHDRAAAIAFDDFDTNATGALNLLESVRRVCSDSPFVFMSTNKVYGDRPNTIPLRESAERFDYADEKFERGVPESLPIDQCTHSLFGASKAAADLMVQEYGRYFGIPTCCLRAGCVTGPAHSGVQLHGFLSYLVKCNLTQKHYTVFGYQGKQVRDNIHPLDIARFIEAFAAKPRFGEVYNLGGGKENSCSILEAFALTEELTGIQQVYSYSEQNRIGDHICYYSDLAKIKSHYPDWEVSVSLKNSLEQIVDSWRKRLATV; encoded by the coding sequence ATGCAGACGATACTCGTAACAGGCTCCTCTGGATTAGTCGGTTCGGAAGTGTGTCGCTATTTTGGTGGGATCGGTTATGCGGTCCATGGAGTAGATAACAATCAAAGAGCCGTTTTTTTTGGGCCTGAGGGGGATACGCGATGGAACCAGAATCAGCTCATTCGCACGATTGCTAGCTTTCAGCACCACGAATTGGACATTCGTGACCGGGAAGGGGTGCTTCAATTGGTCGAGCGACTCAAGCCCGATTTGATTGTTCACACGGCAGCGCAGCCTTCGCATGATCGAGCGGCGGCGATCGCCTTCGACGATTTTGACACGAACGCAACCGGCGCCCTTAATCTACTGGAGTCGGTCCGGCGAGTTTGTTCCGATTCGCCATTTGTGTTTATGTCCACCAACAAAGTCTACGGCGACCGGCCCAACACCATTCCTCTTCGGGAATCCGCCGAACGGTTTGATTATGCGGATGAGAAGTTCGAACGGGGCGTGCCAGAATCCCTGCCGATAGACCAATGCACCCATTCGCTGTTTGGAGCCTCCAAAGCCGCCGCCGATCTCATGGTTCAAGAGTACGGCCGCTACTTCGGAATTCCTACGTGTTGTCTTCGTGCAGGCTGCGTGACCGGCCCTGCGCATTCCGGGGTTCAATTGCACGGCTTTTTGAGTTACCTCGTCAAGTGCAACTTAACTCAGAAACACTACACGGTTTTTGGTTACCAAGGCAAGCAAGTTCGGGACAACATTCACCCTCTCGACATTGCTCGGTTTATTGAAGCGTTCGCCGCCAAGCCAAGATTCGGCGAAGTGTACAACCTGGGCGGCGGGAAAGAAAACTCTTGTTCGATTTTGGAGGCTTTCGCGCTGACGGAAGAATTGACTGGAATCCAGCAAGTTTACAGCTATTCTGAACAGAATCGCATTGGCGATCACATTTGTTATTACAGCGACTTGGCCAAGATCAAAAGCCACTACCCTGACTGGGAGGTGAGCGTATCGCTTAAAAACTCGCTAGAACAAATTGTGGATAGTTGGCGAAAACGGCTGGCGACCGTATAA
- a CDS encoding NAD-dependent epimerase/dehydratase family protein: MKLLITGVCGFVGSVLAKAWLETSAFEIIGLDNLSRLGSELNRNDLRKRGVRLIHGDIRCSSDLQDLPEVNYVIDASANPTVLAGIDGRSNSRQLVEHNLLGTINLLEYCRRVQAGFILLSTSRVYSIDPLKTLDLVVDDGACRPVLDENAPPGLSAEGVSEDFSTTPPLSLYGATKLTSETLALEYGSAYEFPVWINRCDVMAGAGQFGRAEQGIFSYWIHSWQARKPLRYLGYEGTGIQVRSALSPLDVSPVLEQQMAFSDTPEHRVFNLSGGIENSISLNNLSRWCEQKLGPHQVLADRTPRKFDIPWIVLDSARAKRVWNFQPRISLDTLLNQITDFAQSHPDWLDLVAD, translated from the coding sequence ATGAAACTTCTGATTACCGGCGTTTGTGGCTTTGTAGGGAGCGTATTGGCCAAGGCATGGTTAGAAACGTCGGCCTTCGAAATCATCGGCCTGGACAATCTCAGCCGTCTGGGAAGCGAACTTAATCGCAACGACCTGCGCAAACGGGGCGTTCGACTCATCCACGGTGATATTAGGTGCAGTAGCGACTTGCAGGATCTTCCTGAAGTGAACTACGTGATTGATGCGTCGGCCAATCCCACTGTGTTGGCCGGAATTGACGGCCGCAGCAACAGCCGTCAACTGGTCGAACACAATCTCCTGGGCACGATCAACCTGCTTGAGTATTGCCGCCGAGTCCAAGCCGGGTTCATTCTCTTGAGCACCAGTCGGGTGTACTCCATTGATCCATTAAAGACATTAGATCTCGTGGTGGACGATGGAGCTTGCCGGCCTGTCTTGGACGAAAACGCTCCGCCTGGGCTTTCTGCCGAAGGGGTGAGCGAAGATTTCTCAACCACTCCACCTCTGTCCCTTTATGGGGCCACCAAACTCACCTCGGAAACGTTGGCCTTGGAATACGGGAGCGCTTATGAATTTCCGGTGTGGATCAATCGCTGCGACGTGATGGCGGGTGCTGGCCAATTTGGCCGCGCCGAGCAAGGAATTTTTAGTTACTGGATCCACTCCTGGCAAGCCCGCAAGCCCCTCCGCTATTTGGGATACGAAGGAACCGGAATTCAGGTACGTTCGGCGCTCTCCCCACTCGACGTATCTCCTGTGTTGGAACAGCAAATGGCTTTTTCAGACACGCCTGAGCATCGCGTCTTCAACCTCTCGGGAGGTATTGAAAACTCGATTTCATTAAACAATTTAAGCCGTTGGTGCGAACAGAAGTTGGGACCTCATCAAGTCCTGGCGGACCGCACGCCGCGCAAGTTTGACATTCCTTGGATCGTTCTAGACTCAGCCCGCGCCAAGCGCGTTTGGAATTTTCAGCCGCGTATTTCCCTCGATACGCTGTTGAATCAAATTACTGACTTCGCTCAATCTCATCCTGACTGGCTCGACCTGGTTGCAGATTGA
- a CDS encoding glycosyltransferase family 2 protein, producing MNTLKKLSVVIPARNEEGCIASTVEHLHLELRLQKVPHEIVVVDDGSTDQTWEVLQKVAVDVPEVRPVSNPGPHGFGRAVQYGLQHYTGDAVVIMMADESDDCRDVVVYWEKLNEGYECVFGSRFIKGGGVIDYPAIKWMLNRMANLFIKMVFRIKLNDTTNAFKAYRREVIDGCRPLLAPHFNLTVELPLKAIVRGFTWTIIPITWRNRRTGFAKLKIREMGSRYFFITMYVWLEKYFSRGDYRRQIESDFHSTAYASDDHDGRSSDDAPALSYDKLSDTELPISEESRR from the coding sequence ATGAATACTCTCAAAAAGCTCTCGGTGGTTATTCCGGCTCGCAACGAAGAGGGTTGTATTGCGTCCACCGTAGAACATCTGCACTTGGAGTTGCGCCTGCAAAAGGTGCCCCATGAAATCGTGGTGGTCGATGACGGAAGCACTGACCAGACGTGGGAGGTCTTGCAAAAGGTTGCCGTCGATGTTCCTGAAGTCAGGCCGGTGAGCAATCCTGGGCCACACGGCTTTGGTCGCGCAGTCCAATACGGCTTGCAGCATTACACGGGCGACGCCGTGGTGATCATGATGGCGGATGAGTCGGACGATTGCCGCGATGTGGTTGTCTACTGGGAGAAACTCAATGAAGGATACGAGTGCGTTTTTGGTAGCCGCTTCATCAAGGGTGGAGGAGTAATTGACTACCCGGCCATCAAATGGATGCTAAACCGAATGGCCAACTTGTTCATCAAAATGGTGTTTCGCATCAAGCTGAACGATACGACGAACGCGTTTAAGGCCTATCGCCGTGAAGTGATCGACGGCTGCCGACCCCTCCTGGCGCCCCATTTTAACCTAACCGTCGAGTTGCCACTCAAGGCGATCGTCCGCGGGTTTACCTGGACAATAATTCCGATCACCTGGCGAAATCGTCGAACGGGATTTGCAAAGCTCAAAATCCGGGAAATGGGGAGCCGCTATTTTTTCATCACAATGTACGTCTGGCTGGAGAAATACTTCAGCCGCGGAGATTACAGGCGGCAAATCGAATCCGATTTTCACTCGACTGCTTACGCTTCTGACGATCATGACGGGCGCTCTTCGGACGATGCGCCGGCACTTTCCTACGACAAGCTGTCCGATACCGAACTACCCATCAGTGAAGAAAGCCGTCGGTAA
- a CDS encoding ArnT family glycosyltransferase, whose translation MRTKKKGSKAQESNSSKPATDIASPQNAPQTDDWIRVVAYAVLAWLVVWGAWQRVESCDRWPSTYHIMRQYMSALRARDIYLAIMPSSQQSEKEQIYYQQVSREEVYEPPINESITALAYLVIGKESPSVSTYFSTLVWLAGGAVLFLIVRQLTKNPIAQMAAVGFYMNSPLGLIVSRTFQPEPLMIATFLLALWLVLRSGYPTTWRRVLWLGTACGMLLLAKPGFMLFPLCAAFTGLGLAEVGIKRLLSEPYWYAYGILCALPSLFWIQVVCPQQQGVSFLPALLWDMSLWGQWIQYLEDYYGWTTLLFVILGIVLASSDRWRWIYLGLLAGYMVFVIATNYRSMSHTYYCAVLIPLVSICLCPLIDGLFQLTKRKAHATIGIMLLAVWLTQIGFSAGPEIQSYYAPLSELEYAAIGHAVGVGGNVVAITEDYARGLKYHSYLDAKHWPHGGDIKLQRAAGEEIESYTTRLENFRTDGATHFIVILTERVHGEQEILQYLAEKYTISSTVNGKYVIFDLNKPKADQE comes from the coding sequence ATGAGAACAAAAAAGAAGGGCTCCAAAGCGCAGGAGAGCAACTCCTCAAAACCAGCAACGGATATCGCTTCACCTCAGAACGCCCCGCAAACCGACGATTGGATTCGAGTTGTCGCCTACGCCGTGCTGGCCTGGCTTGTGGTTTGGGGCGCGTGGCAACGTGTCGAAAGTTGCGATCGGTGGCCGTCAACCTATCACATTATGCGGCAATACATGTCGGCGTTGCGAGCGCGGGACATCTACTTGGCGATCATGCCTTCCTCTCAACAATCCGAGAAAGAGCAAATCTACTATCAGCAAGTGTCCAGGGAGGAAGTCTACGAACCACCAATTAACGAATCGATTACCGCTCTGGCTTATCTCGTTATCGGTAAAGAATCGCCCTCTGTTTCGACCTATTTCTCAACACTTGTATGGCTAGCAGGAGGAGCGGTCTTATTTCTGATTGTCCGTCAATTAACCAAAAACCCGATTGCTCAGATGGCGGCGGTCGGTTTTTACATGAATAGTCCCCTGGGCTTGATCGTGTCCCGCACGTTCCAACCAGAGCCCCTAATGATCGCCACGTTTTTGTTGGCTCTTTGGCTTGTTCTTCGCTCGGGGTATCCAACCACTTGGCGGCGCGTTCTCTGGTTGGGAACGGCTTGCGGAATGCTTTTACTTGCGAAACCTGGTTTTATGCTTTTTCCTCTGTGTGCGGCATTTACAGGGTTGGGGTTGGCGGAAGTGGGAATCAAACGCCTTCTGTCTGAACCGTACTGGTATGCGTATGGAATTCTCTGTGCGCTGCCCAGCTTATTCTGGATTCAAGTCGTTTGTCCGCAACAGCAGGGCGTCTCTTTTTTACCAGCGTTGCTTTGGGATATGTCTTTGTGGGGGCAATGGATTCAATACTTAGAAGATTACTATGGATGGACAACCCTGCTGTTTGTTATCTTGGGCATCGTGCTGGCCAGTAGCGATCGATGGCGTTGGATTTACCTCGGGTTACTTGCGGGGTATATGGTATTCGTTATCGCCACCAACTACCGGAGCATGAGTCACACTTACTATTGTGCTGTGCTAATTCCACTGGTAAGCATTTGTCTCTGTCCACTGATTGATGGTCTATTCCAGCTAACAAAGCGGAAAGCACACGCGACGATAGGGATCATGCTGCTTGCTGTCTGGCTAACGCAGATAGGCTTTTCGGCGGGACCAGAAATACAGTCCTATTATGCGCCTCTATCTGAGCTAGAATATGCTGCGATTGGCCATGCCGTTGGAGTTGGAGGTAACGTCGTGGCGATTACCGAAGATTATGCCAGGGGCCTGAAATATCACAGTTACTTGGATGCAAAACACTGGCCCCATGGCGGCGACATCAAGTTGCAGCGTGCTGCTGGCGAGGAAATAGAATCTTATACGACACGACTCGAAAATTTCCGAACGGATGGAGCCACCCATTTCATCGTCATCTTGACCGAACGTGTGCACGGCGAACAAGAAATTCTCCAATACCTTGCCGAAAAATACACGATATCATCAACCGTTAATGGCAAGTACGTCATTTTTGATCTGAATAAGCCAAAAGCCGATCAAGAGTAA
- a CDS encoding tetratricopeptide repeat protein, with translation MRFGFVLLGVAWTGLWLTPDQAGQRYFRDQKFPAAAQAFEDPLWQGTAWYRAGEFEKATQAFARVSSAEGKYNEGNAWLMLGKYDKAIASYDQSLEKRPGWREAAENRKLAQARQEKRKQEGGDLGDQQEGADEIVFDKKNDQGQETQVDGEKATSDAAVQAIWLRQVQTKPADFLKAKFSYQHAQSAEGASP, from the coding sequence ATGAGATTTGGATTCGTATTGTTAGGCGTCGCCTGGACAGGGCTTTGGCTCACGCCGGATCAGGCTGGCCAGCGCTATTTCCGAGACCAGAAGTTCCCCGCAGCGGCTCAAGCGTTTGAGGATCCGCTTTGGCAAGGAACCGCCTGGTATCGCGCTGGCGAATTTGAGAAAGCAACTCAGGCCTTTGCCCGCGTTTCTTCCGCCGAAGGCAAGTATAACGAGGGCAACGCTTGGCTAATGTTGGGCAAGTACGACAAAGCGATCGCCAGCTACGATCAGTCGCTAGAGAAACGCCCTGGCTGGCGAGAGGCCGCCGAGAACCGCAAACTGGCCCAGGCACGCCAAGAAAAGCGGAAGCAAGAAGGCGGGGACTTAGGGGACCAGCAAGAAGGCGCGGACGAGATTGTATTCGACAAGAAAAACGACCAAGGGCAAGAGACGCAGGTCGACGGCGAGAAAGCGACATCAGACGCCGCCGTGCAAGCGATTTGGCTCCGACAGGTGCAGACCAAGCCGGCAGATTTCTTGAAAGCGAAGTTCTCGTACCAGCATGCTCAAAGCGCAGAAGGAGCCAGCCCATGA